A window from Dysidea avara chromosome 2, odDysAvar1.4, whole genome shotgun sequence encodes these proteins:
- the LOC136245506 gene encoding uncharacterized protein, translating into MEEDVLCVPAVEDAVYNLTSAEAHNYFSKAISGKLQISVDPPVQPKGGSLYIYNLGPDSDKWEQEKKKLRCDQYRWVHVGSYNVKHGGCEFKKKSSTIDLDSVDKKGDNRFRRFEFWGIGQHFMLHYVGDDTLYQGFSPRNSKNNSKSFVRSAPHVKDKVLVRANDIQ; encoded by the exons ATGGAGGAAGATGTGCTATGTGTTCCTGCAGTAGAAGACGCTGTCTATAACTTGACATCTGCGGAGGCGCATAATTACTTCTCGAAAGCTATCAGTGGAAAGCTACAGATTAGTGTAGATCCTCCTGTTCAGCCAAAAGGCGGCAGCTTGTATATCTACAACCTCGGGCCTGATTCGGACAAATGGGAACAAGAGAAGAAAAAGCTAAG GTGCGATCAATACAGATGGGTACATGTAGGATCTTACAATGTCAAACATGGAGGATGTGAATTCAAGAAAAAAAGTAGTACCATTGATCTTGATTCTGTGGATAAAAAGGGTGATAACCGATTCAGAAGATTTGAGTTCTGGGGTATCGGGCAACATTTTATGCTACACTACGTTGGGGATGACACCTTATATCAAGGATTTAGCCCTCGGAACAGTAAGAATAATTCCAAGTCTTTTGTGAGATCAGCACCACATGTGAAGGATAAG
- the LOC136248125 gene encoding tyrosinase-like, translating to MVVLEEAVPGTTNLRMSNFSLYNLFVWLHHYASKDSATPDVSIRLDYAHAGPAFTTWHKYFHLLFEWELQHMLESMGHLDYHTFRLPYWDWRIEIQRSTGILSDDLFTEKRLGATRNVSGFPRVFGDIVGDGWNTICWLKFFQICDPNVNTGPLQRCPFTGTNPCSSNNPDWPTSRQVNRAMTFNRYERPPYNFLSRRNYRSFVDANVNFRIRRCRRNRMCFCSPTFDPECSPKISNGSRMIALQQQMHGAVHTITGAGDLATNLPFDKRGQMDDVVSSPNDPLFMPHHVMVDCMFDEWLERHPDAEYPNDIPMTVSTTGHQPDDFMVPFFPLSTNTDMFTRSRNFGYYCDLPKITKGRPK from the exons ATGGTTGTATTAGAAGAGGCAGTTCCAGGAACCACAAATCTCCGCATGAGTAACTTTTCACTTTATAATTTGTTCGTGTGGCTTCACCACTATGCTTCAAAAGATTCTGCTACACCAG ATGTATCAATTCGTTTGGATTATGCTCATGCTGGACCTGCATTCACAACTTGGCACAAATACTTTCACTTGTTGTTTGAGTGGGAATTACAACACATGTTAGAGAGCATGGGACACTTGGACTATCACACTTTCAGGCTACCTTACTGGGACTGGCGAATTGAAATTCAAAGATCTACTGGAATACTCTCAGATGATCTCTTTACTGAAAAGAGGCTTGGGGCAACAAGGAATGTCAGTGGTTTTCCTCGTGTATTTGGGGATATTGTTGGTGACGGATGGAACACAATATGTTGGCTAAAATTCTTTCAGATTTGTGATCCAAATGTTAACACTGGTCCCCTTCAACGTTGCCCATTCACAGGAACTAACCCTTGCAGTAGCAACAATCCTGACTGGCCTACAAGTCGGCAAGTAAATCGTGCCATGACTTTTAACAGATATGAAAGACCACCTTATAATTTTCTATCGCGAAGAAACTATCGAAGTTTTGTTGATGCTAATGTTAACTTTAGAATACGTAGGTGCCGTAGAAACAGAATGTGTTTTTGTTCTCCCACTTTTGACCCAGAATGTTCCCCCAAAATTTCAAATGGCTCTcggatgattgcacttcaacaACAAATGCATGGTGCG GTTCATACCATTACTGGGGCAGGTGATCTCGCTACAAATCTTCCATTTGATAAGAGAGGACAAATGGATGATGTGGTGTCATCACCAAATGATCCTCTTTTCATGCCTCACCATGTTATGGTAGATTGTATGTTTGATGAGTGGCTGGAGCGACACCCTGATGCAGAGTATCCTAATGATATACCAATGACTGTTTCCACTACAGGACATCAGCCAGATGACTTTATGGTTCCATTTTTCCCACTCAGTACCAATACTGACATGTTCACACGGTCTCGTAATTTTGGATACTATTGTGACCTACCAAAGATTACAAAAGGACGTCCTAAATAA